A genomic region of Palaemon carinicauda isolate YSFRI2023 chromosome 11, ASM3689809v2, whole genome shotgun sequence contains the following coding sequences:
- the LOC137649363 gene encoding zinc finger BED domain-containing protein 5-like, which translates to MDESHIQLDQFLKDEITEHLQSLEKEVKRYFPELSQEQEALVRNPFCTDVSSIPDEIQDEYLDLRNDSSARDLFKVKSVTQFWCGMYQSYSKISMIALCVLVPFASTYLCEAGFSTLVNMKTKNRNRLDVGDDMRLALTNVRPRISKLAAEMQHQASH; encoded by the coding sequence ATGGATGAGTCTCACATCCAACTGGATCAGTTCCTCAAGGATGAGATTACCGAACATCTTCAGTCTCTAGAAAAGGAAGTTAAGCGTTACTTCCCTGAGCTTTCACAGGAACAGGAGGCCCTGGTAAGGAACCCATTTTGTACTGATGTATCCAGCATCCCAGATGAAATCCAAGATGAATATCTGGATCTAAGGAACGACTCTTCAGCTCGTGATCTCTTCAAGGTGAAATCCGTGACTCAGTTCTGGTGCGGTATGTATCAGTCATACTCCAAAATCAGCATGATAGCTTTATGTGTCCTTGTTCCATTTGCTTCTACCTACTTGTGTGAAGCAGGATTTTCCACTCTTGtcaatatgaaaacaaagaatAGGAACAGATTGGATGTTGGAGATGACATGAGACTGGCTCTAACAAACGTTCGGCCACGAATTTCAAAGCTTGCTGCTGAAATGCAACATCAGGCATCCCACTAG
- the LOC137649364 gene encoding zinc finger BED domain-containing protein 5-like yields the protein MAETMAPSRYSRFESMAKRRRYSESYLNIGFTTVLANDGIEKPQCVLCHTILSAESLKPSKLKRHLETKHPEHAKKDLNFFKRHERCLKSQRLNRSGSFQQQIATLDESTDVSSCSQLLVFVRYINSGDIKDEFLFCSALETTTKAVMEKVATFFQEEDLQWENVCGEVLESVIKIVNYIKTKALNTRLFKELCKDMNADHEVLLFYTAVRWLSKGNVINRVFEMKDEIKLFLDSQERKDLVVHFEDEAWNKRVAYLADFLTS from the exons ATTTGAATCCATGGCTAAACGGCGCAGATACTCAGAAAGCTACCTCAACATTGGCTTCACCACTGTACTCGCCAACGACGGCATTGAGAAACCACAGTGTGTTTTGTGCCATACTATCCTAAGTGCAGAGTCATTGAAACCATCAAAACTCAAGCGTCATCTCGAGACGAAACATCCAGAACACGCAAAGAAGGATTTGAATTTCTTCAAACGCCATGAACGGTGTCTTAAAAGCCAAAGACTCAATAGAAGTGGGTCGTTTCAGCAGCAGATTGCAACC CTCGATGAGTCAACAGATGTAAGTTCATGTTCTCAGTTGCTTGTCTTCGTGAGATACATTAATTCAGGTGACATTAAAGATGAATTCTTATTCTGCAGTGCACTTGAAACCACAACAAAAGCTGTCATGGAAAAAGTTGCAACTTTTTTCCAAGAGGAAGATCTTCAATGGGAAAACGTGTGTGGG GAAGTGCTTGAATCTGTAatcaaaattgtaaattatatcaagACTAAAGCACTCAACACTCGCTTATTCAAAGAACTATGCAAAGACATGAATGCTGACCACGAAGTCCTTCTCTTCTACACGGCAGTACGTTGGTTGTCGAAAGGAAACGTTATTAATCGTGTctttgaaatgaaagatgaaataaagctATTCCTGGATTCTCAAGAAAGGAAAGATCTTGTTGTCCACTTCGAAGATGAAGCATGGAATAAAAGGGTTGCGTACCTAGCCGACTTTTTGACCAGCTGA